The DNA window ATCATGGAGTAAAAGCACTTGAATGGTctcttttaaagtaaaaaaaatacgaattcaaagaaaaaatcaagaGTATTTTTGGAAATTGTAATGAGTTTCAACTATTCAAGGTTGCGGCTATGTCCTATTATTTTGGCTAGAACTGCGCAGAAGCAGATAACCTGTTGCCTCAGGTCTACTCAGAGGAGGAAGGCCATGCTGTTCATGCTGTTCTCTGTAGAGTTCAACCAAAGCTGCATCAGCGTAATTAAAGTATATTTCAACCAGTTCCTCTGGCCTGACAGCTTCTATAGCTACACTTTCCATGCGTGCTCTTGCTAAGAATCCTACACTCAAGACCCCAGCTTCATCTGAATAAATCTGGTAAGTGCGGGAGTTTGCAAAAGGGCGGACTATCCTATTTCCCAAATTATAGTCATAACCAGTGGCAATTTGACCCCTTCTACCTCTCCTGTTAGGTGCTCTTACAAACGAATTTACCAAATCCGCTCGGATAACGGCACCAGGTACTGCCAAGTTTTGTGAGGAATAGCAGACCCGATCATACGTTGCTCCTTGGACCACTAGGTAGTTTCTTCTTCTTAGGAAGGCAAAGCAACAGCCTACACACTCCAGGTTGAATGGAACATCAATGTTGTACCTTTCTCTGAAAATATTGCCATCCTCTGTTAGGCCTGAGTCTCGATTTTGAGCCTGGTTGCAATTTCTATGGTGGGGTTGATCAGCAGCTACTTGAGCCATTTTAGCAAgctaaagataaaaaaaatttgatcagaaaagctcacttgagctggGATCAGCTCAGGTGgtataaaaaataagaataattttataatacaacTTGATCAATAGGCAGACAAAAGAAGCTTCAATGCACACAAACTCTCACAGAAGATATATAAAAACCTCTTGTTTTATTCCTTTCTTCAAATGATCTATAAATTATTACATTATCAACAGGGATTATCAGTGCATGTATGTAAATAATCTAAAGGAAATTAAATCCACCGAGGggtgggggtcatgaatttcacaatttatgttCCCATATAAATTTGGTCAAGATAATCTTGGCAAAGAAGCTGAGAATGTTTAAAGTTAATGGGTGATTGATGCACAATTGACAATGCATGACAAAGTGAACAAAAAAAACGTAAGCAAGAGAATTCATGGCTATATCTATGTGTTTATACCTCATATTTAAGGATATTtgtgtataatatataattaaaaataatatat is part of the Crassostrea angulata isolate pt1a10 chromosome 3, ASM2561291v2, whole genome shotgun sequence genome and encodes:
- the LOC128176101 gene encoding uncharacterized protein LOC128176101, coding for MAQVAADQPHHRNCNQAQNRDSGLTEDGNIFRERYNIDVPFNLECVGCCFAFLRRRNYLVVQGATYDRVCYSSQNLAVPGAVIRADLVNSFVRAPNRRGRRGQIATGYDYNLGNRIVRPFANSRTYQIYSDEAGVLSVGFLARARMESVAIEAVRPEELVEIYFNYADAALVELYREQHEQHGLPPLSRPEATGYLLLRSSSQNNRT